The region CTTTTGATGACCCCGTCGGAAGAAGCTTACAATTATTGGCATGAAGGAAGCGGAGCAATGCTATTCTCGTGCTTGACGTTAGGCGCCATCGCCTTTCCAACCACACTCTCTCTGCGGCTTCGCAGTTAATGGAACGTCTTCGTTACAGTGTGATCCTGATCATAGCCGTCGCGCTCGCGGGAGGCATTTGGACGCGCTGGCGTTTTATGTCCCAAGTTCATGCTGCCTCTCCGGTGGAGAGTCACCTCCCTCCAGAAAACTCTGGACTTCATATAACGGGGACATTCGACGTCCCCGTTGGAAGCTTGAGTGGCTTCGAAATCTCCGTCCCGAATTGCTCCCAGCCATTGGCCATCCTGCCAGTCCCGACGCGGCTTATGACGATCATTCCAACCGAATATCGCTACCAACAAGGCGAATATGATATTTCCTATGTCTACAATGGCAATGTCTATGCGGAGCCGTGGATCAACTACAAGTTAGGTTTTCTGAGTATTTTCTATAGGATCAAAATCCTTTTCGACCCGCTAAAGGCAAGGCAAGTAGCCTATTATTTTAAGATATGGGCTCCCTCGAATTGCGGTGTTTCAAACGCTGCGGCATCCGCGCTGGTAAGAGCCTTCTTCGATCCCACGGGGCATAAGGAAGTTTAGCGTCAAAGAAATCTCATTCTCTCTCGTCATGGTTTTGAGAGAAATGGCGTTGCCAACCTTTCCTTGATCCAGCTCTCGGATCGCTCTTGTCGACTATCGTGACGATTCGCAGTGCATCATTCGGCAGTGTTCTGTCGTCTGAAAAGCGAAAAGTTGATGCTGTCATTCTCCCTTCCACTCCTAGTCCACAAGCGCCAAATCCCGGCGAAGGCAGAAGCGCGGCATCGTCCAAGATGCGGCCAGTACGGCGCCGGCACGCAAGGCTAATTTCCTCTACCGCGCCGCCGACGAAACCAGCATCCGGGCTACACGGACAAGATAGTCGTCGGCGACCCCTCTTAGGCTGCAAAGGCGGCTGGCGGTTCAGGCAATTGTTCTCGACTCTATCTTTGCTGAACTGTCAGAACGCGCCATCGCCCGCTTAAACGGAGATCGCGTTGGCGGCTCAGGCGCAATACTGCACCACCGTTGAAGCGCTTGCGGCAGTCAAGGGAAGATGTTGCCGCGTCGGGAAGCTGACGTGGCATAAGGGTTGTTATGTGCTATTGGTGATGAGGCAGACACAACTCCCCTGGATCTTCGAGGTTGTTATGCGATCGGCATTTTTCCTGCAGCTGGCCCTTTTTGCCCTCTTGGCACTCGCTTTCACTGAGCAGACCTCCACAGGGGCAGAGGCTGGGGCGTCAGCACCGCGAGTGACTGTTGCAAACCCGATCGCCAAGACGATTGATGTTTGGGATGAATATACCGGCCGCTTTGAGGCACTGAAACAGGTCCAGGTTCGGGCGCGGGTGTCAGGCACGCTCGATAAAATTAACTTTACCGACGGCCAGTTTGTCAAGGAAGGCGACCTTCTCTTCGTTATAGATCCAAGGCCTTTCCAAATAGCAGTCGAAAGCGCCAAGGCCGATGTTACAAAGGCACGGGCGCAAGTGGCGCTCGCGTCCACGGACGCGGTCCGAGCAGAGCAGCTTGCGGCGAGCCGGACAATCACTTCGCGCGAAGTGGATCAGCGGAACGCCAATCTGGAGGTCACGAAAGCACAGCAGCTTGCCGCCGAAGCGGCGCTGCGCAACGCCGAGCTCAATCTGGAATGGACGCAAGTGCGCGCACCCATTTCTGGACGTGTGTCGGATCGCAGGGTCGATGCCGGCAACCTCATCGAAGGGGGGCAGACGGGTGCGACGCTGCTCACGACGATCGTGACTCTTGACCCTATCCATTTCGTTTTCGATGCCTCGGAGGCGGATTACCTCCGCTACGCGCGCCTCTCCGCGCAAGGGCAGCGGCCTTCGTCTCGGGACGTCAAGAATCCCGTCGTTGTTCGGCTAGCCGACGAGAGTGAATGGAAACATATGGGCGTCATGGACTTCGTTGACAATCAGCTCAACGCCCGCTCCGGCACGATTCGTGGCCGCGCTATATTCCAAAACAAAGACCTGTTTTTACTGCCCGGCACCTTCGGCCACTTGCGGCTGTTCGGCGGCAACGTAGCAGCCATGCTGATTCCGGATTCGGCGATCGTGTCGGATCAGGCGAGTAAGACCGTCTTCACGGTCACACCAGAAAATAAAATTTCCGTGAAACCGGTGCAGCTCGGCCAAATTCATGAGGGGTTGCGCGTCGTCCTGGCGGGACTTAATCCAAACGACAGGATTGTGATCGACGGCATTGCCAATCCGTTCGTGCGGGCGGGTGCATTGGTCGCTCCCCAAGACGGCGTCATCATTGCGGTCTCGAACTGAGCAAGCCTATTGCGCTCCAGGGATAACGGATGCGATTTTCCCATTTCTTTATCGACCGGCCGATCTTTGCAGCCGTCCTCTCGATCCTACTGACAATCGCCGGCGCTATTGCGCAACGATCCTTGCCGATCTCGGAATATCCAGAGATCGCGCCCCCGACCGTGAACATTAGCGCTACGTATCCGGGCGCCTCGGCCGAAGTCATCGCTGCAACCGTTGCAACACCCATTGAGCAGGAGGTCAATGGTGTTGACGACATGCTCTATATCGTCTCGCAATCGACTGGCGACGGGCGGGTTTCGATCGACGTCGTCTTCAAGGCAGGAGTGAACGTCGATCAGGCGCAGGTACTGGTTCAAAATCGTGTCGCGATCGCCGAGCCGCGTTTGCCCGAGGACGTCAGGCGCCTTGGCGTGACGGTCAGAAAGGCCTCGCCCGACCTCATGATGGTCGTTCATCTGACGTCGCCAGACGGATCGCGCGATCAGCAATATATTTCAAACTATGCGACGCTTTTCATCAAGGATGCGGTAGCACGCGTCGACGGTGTCGGTAATGTCAATATTTTTGGCGCCCGGGATTATTCGATGCGGATCTGGCTCGACCCGGCGAAGGTTGCCGCGCGCGGCCTCACAGCTGGCGAGGTTATCGCCGCGCTGCGAGCGGCCAATCTCCAGGTGGCGGCAGGCGCCATCAATCAGCCACCTGCAAGCTCGCCAGGCGCGTTCCAATTGTCAGTACAAACGCTGGGACGTCTCAGCGACCCCGCGCAGTTCGGCGAGATCGTCATCCGGGCCGACCCGGACGGCTACATCCGCGTGCATGATATCGCGAGAGTCGAGCTCGGAGCGCTCGACTATACTGTCAACGCCTACCTCAACCGCGACACCGCCACCGCGCTCGTCATATTCCAAAGGCCGGGATCGAACGCGCTCGCCACCGCTGCCGCCGTAAAAGCACAAATGGAGCTGGCGAAGAAGGACTTTCCTTCCGGCCTCGATTATTCCATCGTCTACAACCCGACCGAATTCATCCAGCAGTCGGTCAATGAGGTCGTGCATACGCTTTATGAAGCCACCGGACTCGTCGTCATCGTCGTTATCCTGTTTCTCCAGACGTGGCGGGCGGCGATCATCCCAATTATCGCCATTCCGGTCTCGCTCATCGGCTGCTTTCTGATGATGAGTGGCCTCGGCCTCACCTTCAACACGCTTTCGCTGTTTGGCCTTGTGCTCGCGATCGGTATCGTCGTTGACGACGCGATCGTCGTGGTCGAAAACACTGAACGATATCTTGAGTTGGGTATGTCGCCGCGTGAGGCCGCGCATAAGACAATGGACGAGGTCGGTGGCGCGTTAATCGCGATCGCGCTGGTGCTGTGCGCGGTGTTTATTCCGACCGCGTTCATTACCGGGCTGCAAGGAGCGTTCTACAGGCAGTTCGCGATCACCATCGCCACCGCCACGGTGATCTCCGCTTTCGTCTCGTTGACGCTTTCACCGGCGCTCGCCGCGATTCTTCTGAAGCCGCACAACAGCAAACCGAAGCAATCCGGCGTACTCTATTGGGTATCGTCGCCGCTACGTTGGTTTTTCGCTGGCTTTAACTGGCTTTTCGACAAACTTGCCGCGGGTTACGGATTTTTGACAGCCCGCCTCGTGCGAGTCGGTCTCGTTTCCGTGCTGGTTTATATAGGCCTCATTTATTTCGCCTATGACCTCTTACGAAAGACGCCGACAGGTCTTATCCCGCAGCTTGATCGCGGTTATCTTATCGCGGCATTCCAGCTGCCGCCCGGCGCATCGCTTGACCGCACAGACAAAGCTCTGCGCCGGGCGGCCGGCATCATTTTGCGCCGGCCCGGCGTGTTAAATAGCGTGGTGTTCGCGGGGTTCGACGGCGCGACGTTTACGAACGCGCCCAACACGGGCGTTATTTTCGTTGCGCTGAAACCATTCGAGGAGCGCGTCAAAGATGGTTTGACAGCAGCTAAGATCCTGGCCGACCTTCGCCAGCAACTGGCCGGATTGAACGACGCTTTTGTGTTCGTGCTCGAACCTCCCTCGGTGCCTGGCATCGGCACCGGTGGCGGCCTAAAGGGATATGTGCAAGATCGCACTGGCCGCGGCCCGCGGGCGCTCGAAGGCGCGGCCTGGACCGTACTTGGCACGGCCGCGCAGAACAAAGGGTTCAGCCAGGTCTTCACGCTGTTCAACACGCACACGCCGCAGGTTTATGCCGACATCGACCGGACCAAGGCAGAGCTGCTCGGCGTCCCGATTGCTCGGGTTTTTGAAGCTTTGTCGGTCTATATGGGATCGAGCTACGTCAATGACTTTAATATCCTGGGGCGGACGTACCAGGTGACGGCTCAAGCTGACAATGCCTATCGGTTGACCTTACGCGACGTCGCTAACCTCAAAACCCGGAATGCGACAGGAGATATGGTGCCGATCGGTTCCGTGGCGACGTTCCAGGACACGACGGGACCATTCCGCGTGCCGCACTATAACCTCTATCCGGCGGCCGAACTCCAACTCAGCCTTGCGCACGGGTTTTCGTCCGGAGAAGGGATCACCGCGATTGAGACAATCGCGCATGAACAACTGCCGCCGGGCTTTGGCTTCGAATGGACCGAGATCGCGCTACAAGAGAAACTCGCCGGTAATACCGCTTTCATCGCATTCGGACTTGCCGTGGTCTTTGTGTTTCTGCTCCTTGCCGCGCTGTACGAAAGCTGGCTATTGCCGCTCGCCGTTATCTTAATTGTTCCGATGTGTGTTCTAGCCGCGATGATCGGCGTCACCTATCGCGGGCTCGATCGCAACATTCTGGTTGAGATCGGCCTTATCGTTCTTGTTGGCCTCGCCGCCAAGAATGCCATTCTTATTGTCGAATTCGCCAAACAGGCGGAGGAGCAAGGACAGACACGGTTCGAGGCCGCTGTGTCGGCCGCCCGGACAAGGCTTCGGCCAATTCTCATGACGTCGTTCGCTTTCATTTTGGGCGTCTTGCCGCTGGCTCGCGCGCAAGGCGCCGGGGCAGAGATGCGTCAATCGCTTGGAACCGCAGTGTTCGCCGGCATGCTCGGAGTGACTTTCTTTGGACTCGTGTTTACGCCGACATTTTATGTTTTGGTGCGATGGGTTTCGTCACTCCTGCGGCGAGACTCAAACGTCACCTAACCGCATCGTCAATGTAGTATTTACTGGAGCCCGTGCAATTGCGTGATCCTGCTACGCGAAGCAGACCGCAATCTCACGATCGGCGTTCACACCTCGACGAAGTAGTTGAAGACAGACATCCGAACCTACATCGTGCGGCACAAAATTCCAGGCCGTACCGATGGACCAAATCCGTAGATGAAATCCTCGCTTCGGTCCGACGATTCCGCCAAAAGATTGAGCGAACCTTCTACTGCGGATTTTAGAATCATATGACTAAGGTTCTGGGTAACTATGCGGTTAAACCTTAGTGTCCGTCCGGGAAGTAGTTGAATCGGATGAATCATTTGTGATTCATTGGCGGCTGCCTGATTCGATGAGAGGCCGCCAATGTGGACGTCCGAAAACCGCCCGAAATACAATCGTGACAAACTGCGCTATCCGAGCGATCTGACGGACGATGAGTGGTCGCACATCGAGCCGATTATTCCACCGGCCAAACGTGGCGGACGCAAGCGCTCTGTTGAGCCGCGGGAAATCGTGAACGGTCTCATGTATGTGCTGAGCACGGGATGCCAGTGGCGTTACGTTCCCAAAGATCTGCCGCCCAAGAGCACGCTGTTTGGTTATTTCGACCTTTGGAACTGGGACGGCACGCTGGATCGCATTCATCACGCGCTCTACGTGAAGTGTCGCGAAGCCATGGATCGTGAAGCGAGCCCGACGGCCTGCGTCATCGACAGCCAGAGCGTAAAGAGCGCGGAAAAAGGGGGCGCCGCATCGATCCGAGCGGCTATGATGCTGGCAAGAAGATCAAAGGCAAGAAGCGCCATATCCTCGTCGATACGCTAGGCCTGCTGCTGCATGCAGTGGTGCATCCCGCCGACATTCAAGATCGGGATGGTGGCGTGCTTGTTCTGTCGACCTTGTTCGGCTTGTATCCGTTTTTACAAAAGCTCTTTGCTGATGGCGGATATCAGGGCCCGGTCTTTCAAAAGGCGTCGGCCAAAATCCTGCCGCATATACAAATCGAAATCGTCAAACGCTCCGATCAGGCCAAAGGGTTTGAGCTTCTGCCGCGACGTTGGGTTGTCGAACGCACCTTCGCTTGGCTTAATCGTTGCCGCCGCTTGGCCAAAGACTTCGAAAATCTCACCCGAAACGCACTCGCTTTTCTCCGTCTCGCCTCAATTCGTCTCACGCTCAGAAAGCTTTGTCTGAATTGATGAACTTTCCGGACCGACTCTTAGGAATTCGTGGTTCGTACAGTTCCAAACGTTCGAGGCCATCTCTAGCCTTGCACCATCAAAAGGAGGAACGTCACGAATAAGAGCAAGTGCACGGCTCCCTGCAAGATGTTCGTCCGCCCACTGGAAAAGGTGACGATGCTCAAGCCGAGAGTCAGCACCAACAAAACCATGTCGGCATGTTCAACACCAAGAACAATTGGATGATCGGTCCAGTGACTGATGATGAGCATGATGGGGACAGTCAGA is a window of Methylocapsa sp. D3K7 DNA encoding:
- a CDS encoding efflux RND transporter periplasmic adaptor subunit; amino-acid sequence: MRSAFFLQLALFALLALAFTEQTSTGAEAGASAPRVTVANPIAKTIDVWDEYTGRFEALKQVQVRARVSGTLDKINFTDGQFVKEGDLLFVIDPRPFQIAVESAKADVTKARAQVALASTDAVRAEQLAASRTITSREVDQRNANLEVTKAQQLAAEAALRNAELNLEWTQVRAPISGRVSDRRVDAGNLIEGGQTGATLLTTIVTLDPIHFVFDASEADYLRYARLSAQGQRPSSRDVKNPVVVRLADESEWKHMGVMDFVDNQLNARSGTIRGRAIFQNKDLFLLPGTFGHLRLFGGNVAAMLIPDSAIVSDQASKTVFTVTPENKISVKPVQLGQIHEGLRVVLAGLNPNDRIVIDGIANPFVRAGALVAPQDGVIIAVSN
- a CDS encoding multidrug efflux RND transporter permease subunit, with translation MRFSHFFIDRPIFAAVLSILLTIAGAIAQRSLPISEYPEIAPPTVNISATYPGASAEVIAATVATPIEQEVNGVDDMLYIVSQSTGDGRVSIDVVFKAGVNVDQAQVLVQNRVAIAEPRLPEDVRRLGVTVRKASPDLMMVVHLTSPDGSRDQQYISNYATLFIKDAVARVDGVGNVNIFGARDYSMRIWLDPAKVAARGLTAGEVIAALRAANLQVAAGAINQPPASSPGAFQLSVQTLGRLSDPAQFGEIVIRADPDGYIRVHDIARVELGALDYTVNAYLNRDTATALVIFQRPGSNALATAAAVKAQMELAKKDFPSGLDYSIVYNPTEFIQQSVNEVVHTLYEATGLVVIVVILFLQTWRAAIIPIIAIPVSLIGCFLMMSGLGLTFNTLSLFGLVLAIGIVVDDAIVVVENTERYLELGMSPREAAHKTMDEVGGALIAIALVLCAVFIPTAFITGLQGAFYRQFAITIATATVISAFVSLTLSPALAAILLKPHNSKPKQSGVLYWVSSPLRWFFAGFNWLFDKLAAGYGFLTARLVRVGLVSVLVYIGLIYFAYDLLRKTPTGLIPQLDRGYLIAAFQLPPGASLDRTDKALRRAAGIILRRPGVLNSVVFAGFDGATFTNAPNTGVIFVALKPFEERVKDGLTAAKILADLRQQLAGLNDAFVFVLEPPSVPGIGTGGGLKGYVQDRTGRGPRALEGAAWTVLGTAAQNKGFSQVFTLFNTHTPQVYADIDRTKAELLGVPIARVFEALSVYMGSSYVNDFNILGRTYQVTAQADNAYRLTLRDVANLKTRNATGDMVPIGSVATFQDTTGPFRVPHYNLYPAAELQLSLAHGFSSGEGITAIETIAHEQLPPGFGFEWTEIALQEKLAGNTAFIAFGLAVVFVFLLLAALYESWLLPLAVILIVPMCVLAAMIGVTYRGLDRNILVEIGLIVLVGLAAKNAILIVEFAKQAEEQGQTRFEAAVSAARTRLRPILMTSFAFILGVLPLARAQGAGAEMRQSLGTAVFAGMLGVTFFGLVFTPTFYVLVRWVSSLLRRDSNVT
- a CDS encoding IS5 family transposase (programmed frameshift), whose product is MWTSENRPKYNRDKLRYPSDLTDDEWSHIEPIIPPAKRGGRKRSVEPREIVNGLMYVLSTGCQWRYVPKDLPPKSTLFGYFDLWNWDGTLDRIHHALYVKCREAMDREASPTACVIDSQSVKSAEKGGAASIRAAMMPGKKIKGKKRHILVDTLGLLLHAVVHPADIQDRDGGVLVLSTLFGLYPFLQKLFADGGYQGPVFQKASAKILPHIQIEIVKRSDQAKGFELLPRRWVVERTFAWLNRCRRLAKDFENLTRNALAFLRLASIRLTLRKLCLN